The Calditerrivibrio nitroreducens DSM 19672 genome window below encodes:
- a CDS encoding 7-carboxy-7-deazaguanine synthase QueE, which produces MPLLNTSSEGFIKEVFTSIQGEGKYVGALQLFVRFSGCSIGCKGCDTDYSFTDSFDFNGTSVLSNPIKPERLACIIYDHIKPNSIHSISITGGEPLLQKDFLKELIFYLKGYGYRIFLETSGFFIDRLNEVGDMVDIISLDFKLGESFGVEFSLDEIRKIKDEIKNKIYIKIVIKNNLDFVVGRKILDGLALLNKTEFYLHFYDNCIKINQGIMDYFYSNGVDVFYVPQLHKLLEIK; this is translated from the coding sequence ATGCCGTTGCTGAATACTTCGAGTGAAGGATTTATCAAAGAGGTCTTTACCTCCATCCAAGGGGAGGGGAAATATGTGGGTGCACTGCAGCTTTTTGTAAGATTCTCTGGATGTAGTATAGGTTGCAAAGGGTGTGATACAGATTATAGTTTTACAGATAGCTTTGATTTTAATGGTACATCTGTTTTGTCAAATCCCATAAAACCTGAAAGACTTGCTTGTATTATTTACGATCATATAAAGCCAAACTCAATACATTCCATTTCGATCACCGGTGGCGAGCCACTTTTACAAAAAGATTTTTTAAAGGAACTAATTTTTTATTTGAAAGGGTATGGGTATAGAATATTTCTGGAGACATCAGGTTTTTTTATAGATAGGCTCAATGAGGTGGGGGATATGGTGGATATTATAAGTCTTGATTTCAAGTTGGGTGAGAGTTTTGGGGTGGAATTTTCTCTTGATGAGATCAGAAAAATTAAAGATGAGATAAAAAATAAAATTTATATTAAAATAGTAATAAAAAATAATTTAGATTTTGTGGTTGGAAGAAAGATATTGGATGGGTTAGCCCTGCTTAATAAAACAGAATTTTACTTGCATTTTTATGATAATTGTATTAAAATAAATCAAGGTATAATGGATTATTTTTACTCTAATGGTGTTGATGTTTTTTATGTTCCACAGCTTCATAAGTTATTGGAGATAAAATGA
- the queD gene encoding 6-carboxytetrahydropterin synthase QueD yields MFKVRVIDHFSSAHNLRGYEGNCERLHGHNWKVEVELMGDKLDHIGMLVDFKVLKKSLKKIIDELDHTYLNEHPYFKDVNPTSENMAKYIFLRLKEDFGTLVHKVAVWESHNAVAEYFE; encoded by the coding sequence ATGTTTAAGGTTAGAGTAATAGACCATTTTTCTTCTGCTCATAATTTACGAGGGTATGAAGGTAACTGTGAAAGGCTTCACGGACACAACTGGAAGGTTGAAGTGGAATTGATGGGAGATAAACTGGATCATATTGGTATGCTTGTGGATTTTAAAGTACTCAAAAAAAGTTTAAAAAAGATAATTGATGAACTTGATCACACCTATCTGAATGAACATCCCTACTTTAAAGATGTCAATCCCACAAGTGAAAATATGGCGAAATATATCTTTTTGAGATTAAAAGAGGATTTTGGGACTCTAGTCCACAAAGTGGCTGTATGGGAAAGTCACAATGCCGTTGCTGAATACTTCGAGTGA
- a CDS encoding pseudouridine synthase, which yields MRLNRFIAFNSNYSRREADELIFNGHVTVNGKPVLVPGYEVKDDDKVSVLGKVISRSNFLYVKFYKPRGFLTSYGDPYGRKNLDDFEFFKKTKLAYSGRLDNDSEGLIFFSNDGSIIHRMQTPKYDVEKEYIVYTKRPLGDEEKLAMENGLEIDGYKFKKCSVEKIGRNKYRVIITEGKKRQIRNMFKHFNIEVERLVRIRIANITLGELKPGDFKFLTKDEITGLKECLRLE from the coding sequence ATGAGGCTAAATAGATTTATAGCGTTTAATAGTAATTACTCCAGGCGGGAAGCAGATGAGTTGATTTTTAATGGGCATGTTACCGTGAATGGTAAACCGGTGCTTGTGCCTGGGTATGAAGTTAAAGATGATGATAAGGTATCAGTATTAGGGAAAGTTATCAGTAGAAGTAACTTTCTATATGTGAAATTTTATAAACCAAGGGGTTTTTTAACATCGTACGGTGACCCATATGGTAGAAAGAATCTTGATGATTTTGAATTTTTCAAAAAGACAAAATTAGCATATTCAGGCAGGCTTGATAATGACAGTGAGGGGTTAATATTTTTCTCAAATGATGGTAGTATCATTCATCGTATGCAAACTCCAAAATATGATGTGGAAAAGGAGTATATCGTATACACCAAAAGGCCTTTGGGGGATGAAGAAAAGCTGGCGATGGAAAATGGGCTTGAAATAGATGGTTATAAATTTAAGAAATGTAGTGTGGAAAAGATAGGGAGGAATAAATATCGAGTAATTATAACCGAGGGGAAAAAAAGACAGATCAGAAATATGTTTAAACATTTTAATATAGAGGTGGAAAGACTTGTACGAATCAGGATTGCAAACATTACCCTTGGTGAATTAAAACCGGGTGATTTTAAATTTCTTACAAAAGATGAGATAACGGGGTTAAAAGAATGTTTAAGGTTAGAGTAA
- the scpB gene encoding SMC-Scp complex subunit ScpB: MGKERQFFYSSLFLSGKVIGLSFYIKAMDPINLENRLITYMEQFNELNLGIKIRRVGEGFQMVSDDAMYEELVQFFGDRSETLSKAMLETLAVIAYKQPITRMEIDEVRGVNSSSAVKALLDRNLIRVAGRKDVPGKPLMYVTTNYFLEYFGIVDLADLPTLREWQELKS, encoded by the coding sequence ATGGGTAAGGAGAGACAGTTTTTCTATTCATCATTGTTTCTTTCTGGTAAAGTAATAGGGTTATCTTTTTACATAAAAGCAATGGATCCGATTAATCTTGAAAATAGGCTTATTACCTATATGGAGCAGTTTAACGAATTGAATCTGGGTATAAAGATACGCAGGGTTGGTGAAGGTTTTCAGATGGTAAGCGATGATGCGATGTATGAAGAGCTTGTGCAATTTTTTGGAGATAGGTCTGAAACGTTGAGTAAAGCTATGCTGGAAACTCTTGCCGTTATTGCATACAAACAGCCAATAACACGGATGGAAATAGATGAAGTGCGGGGTGTAAACTCATCTTCCGCTGTTAAAGCTCTTCTGGATAGGAACCTTATTCGTGTGGCTGGAAGAAAGGATGTACCGGGGAAACCACTGATGTATGTTACCACAAATTACTTTCTGGAATATTTTGGTATTGTGGATCTTGCGGATTTGCCTACATTAAGAGAGTGGCAGGAGTTGAAAAGTTAG
- a CDS encoding segregation and condensation protein A, producing the protein MKDLLDIKLSNFEGPLDLLLHLIYKNELDLYDIPISLIADQFIESIKGIDEVDMEAAADFIQMASYLIYLKSKMLLPHQVALDEGMDPEEEKFLFTQRLIEYSFYKDVANYLKEKEFFSQRYIVRNSEIHLPIEGLKGDLYKLASSFYRLIDREKEKIVTIMKDTIDLEETVENLREFFKDEKEVFWDRLINMCNSRREMVVYFLAVLELVKQKIVDIFQSENFENFLVRYNG; encoded by the coding sequence ATGAAAGACCTTCTTGATATCAAGCTTTCCAATTTTGAAGGCCCTCTGGATCTTTTGCTTCATCTTATCTATAAGAATGAACTTGACCTTTATGATATCCCCATTTCTTTGATAGCAGATCAATTTATCGAATCTATAAAGGGGATAGATGAAGTGGATATGGAAGCGGCGGCGGATTTCATCCAGATGGCATCATATCTGATATATTTAAAATCAAAGATGCTTTTACCTCACCAGGTTGCTCTGGATGAGGGGATGGATCCGGAAGAGGAGAAGTTTCTATTTACCCAGAGACTTATTGAATATTCCTTTTATAAAGATGTGGCAAATTATCTAAAAGAGAAAGAGTTTTTCAGTCAGAGATACATCGTGAGAAATAGCGAGATACATCTACCCATAGAAGGGTTAAAAGGGGATCTCTATAAGCTTGCTTCAAGCTTCTATAGGTTGATCGACAGGGAAAAAGAAAAGATTGTAACCATTATGAAGGATACCATCGATCTGGAAGAAACTGTGGAAAATCTCAGAGAATTCTTCAAAGATGAAAAAGAGGTTTTCTGGGATAGATTGATAAATATGTGTAATTCCAGAAGAGAAATGGTGGTATATTTTCTTGCTGTCCTTGAGCTAGTAAAACAAAAAATTGTGGATATATTTCAAAGTGAAAATTTTGAAAATTTTTTGGTGAGGTATAATGGGTAA
- the trpS gene encoding tryptophan--tRNA ligase: MEKVLSGMRPTGRLHIGHYFGALKNWVKLQDNYDCYYFIADWHALTTNFENPENIKELRREMLLDWLSVGIDINRSTLFIQSKNIYHAELFLLLSMITPVGWLERCPTYKELKTEITDRDLSCLGFLGYPVLQTADIIMYSAKYVPVGVDQLPHIEISREIVRRFHHLYGCDIFVEPEGLLTDVPKLLGLDGRKMSKSYGNAIMLTDDLKTVESNILKMVTDTNRKRRTDPGDPSVCPVFDYHKVFSLESERDEIVEGCKGAKIGCIDCKRILLKHIIEFLEPIQLKRKELEKEIEDIDQYLSNTQEKACIVAANMMEKVREVLKI, from the coding sequence ATGGAAAAGGTTTTAAGCGGAATGCGTCCAACAGGTCGATTACATATAGGACATTATTTTGGAGCATTGAAAAATTGGGTGAAGCTTCAGGATAACTATGATTGCTATTATTTCATCGCTGATTGGCATGCACTTACCACAAACTTCGAAAATCCTGAAAATATAAAAGAGCTTAGAAGGGAGATGTTGCTGGATTGGCTATCGGTGGGGATAGATATAAATCGATCAACTCTTTTTATACAATCAAAAAATATATACCATGCAGAGCTTTTTTTACTTTTAAGTATGATTACTCCGGTGGGTTGGCTGGAACGATGCCCCACATATAAAGAACTTAAGACGGAAATTACCGACAGGGATCTATCATGTTTGGGTTTTTTGGGGTACCCAGTGCTACAGACCGCCGATATTATAATGTATAGTGCAAAATATGTGCCTGTGGGGGTGGATCAACTACCTCATATCGAGATCAGCCGAGAGATTGTCCGAAGATTTCATCATCTTTACGGATGCGATATTTTTGTGGAGCCAGAAGGTTTATTGACAGATGTACCAAAGCTACTGGGTCTGGATGGTAGGAAAATGAGCAAATCTTATGGTAATGCCATAATGCTCACTGATGATTTAAAAACGGTGGAATCTAATATTTTAAAGATGGTGACAGATACAAATAGGAAAAGAAGAACTGATCCGGGTGATCCTTCAGTCTGCCCCGTTTTTGACTACCATAAGGTGTTTTCTTTAGAATCTGAAAGGGACGAGATTGTGGAGGGATGTAAAGGTGCTAAAATTGGTTGTATCGACTGTAAACGGATACTTCTAAAGCATATTATAGAATTTTTAGAGCCGATACAGTTAAAAAGAAAAGAACTCGAAAAAGAGATAGAGGATATAGATCAATATCTTTCGAACACTCAGGAAAAGGCTTGTATAGTTGCAGCCAATATGATGGAAAAGGTGAGGGAAGTGTTGAAAATCTGA
- a CDS encoding site-2 protease family protein yields MFDINVILKQISVTLVPFFLAVTIHEVSHGYAAYFLGDRTAKDMGRLTLNPFAHIDIFGLLFLLITQLFGWAKPIPVDFSRLKNRKYGPALVAFAGPFSNFALAIISAILLKMFVNFHVVEYNRFIFEPISYMLFYSVQINIVLGIFNMIPILPLDGGRILQSFLPYRMAYSFAQMERYGFIIILILVITGAIRYIIYPVIDLFMKILL; encoded by the coding sequence ATGTTTGATATAAATGTGATTTTAAAGCAGATTTCTGTAACTCTGGTGCCATTTTTCCTTGCCGTTACGATACATGAGGTGTCCCATGGGTATGCTGCTTATTTTCTGGGGGATAGGACAGCTAAGGATATGGGAAGACTTACATTAAACCCTTTTGCTCATATCGATATCTTTGGATTGCTTTTTTTGTTGATCACTCAGCTTTTTGGATGGGCTAAACCTATCCCGGTGGATTTTTCCAGATTGAAAAATAGAAAATATGGCCCCGCCTTAGTTGCTTTTGCTGGCCCTTTTTCAAACTTTGCACTTGCTATCATTTCAGCTATCCTTCTGAAGATGTTTGTAAATTTTCATGTTGTTGAGTATAATAGATTTATTTTTGAGCCGATTAGCTATATGCTTTTTTATTCTGTTCAGATTAACATTGTGTTGGGGATTTTTAATATGATTCCTATACTCCCCCTTGATGGTGGCAGGATCTTACAGTCATTTTTGCCATACAGAATGGCATACAGCTTTGCCCAGATGGAGAGGTACGGTTTTATTATAATTTTAATTCTTGTCATAACTGGTGCTATTAGATATATTATATATCCTGTGATAGATTTGTTTATGAAGATATTGTTATGA
- the phoU gene encoding phosphate signaling complex protein PhoU, translating to MKPLDSLINEIKALLAEMTDKVTGMISDVIESLVERENEIAENVIKMDEDIDQLDNRIEELCFNALALYEPKAIDLRFIVTTLRIIVDLERIGDYCVDIAEEVIKLNQIPPIKPYIDLPKMANYSSEMVKEAINGFFAKDHKVALKVIKDDDFIDNLNNQILRELLTYIVEDFRKTKGCLSLIFISKNLERIADHATNIAEMVYFISKGENIRHKNYNEIGENGNE from the coding sequence ATGAAACCGTTGGACAGTTTGATAAATGAGATAAAAGCATTGCTCGCTGAAATGACCGACAAGGTTACAGGTATGATTTCTGATGTTATTGAGTCTCTTGTGGAAAGAGAAAATGAGATAGCTGAAAATGTCATCAAAATGGATGAAGATATTGACCAGCTGGACAACAGGATAGAGGAATTATGCTTCAACGCCCTTGCTCTTTACGAACCAAAAGCCATTGATTTAAGATTTATTGTCACCACATTAAGAATTATAGTTGATCTGGAAAGAATCGGTGATTACTGTGTAGACATAGCTGAAGAAGTAATAAAATTAAATCAGATACCACCAATAAAGCCATACATAGATCTACCAAAAATGGCAAACTATTCATCTGAAATGGTAAAAGAAGCAATAAACGGTTTTTTTGCAAAAGATCATAAAGTGGCTTTAAAAGTAATAAAAGATGATGATTTTATCGACAATCTAAATAACCAAATTTTAAGAGAACTTTTAACTTACATAGTGGAAGATTTTCGGAAAACAAAAGGATGCTTATCTCTAATTTTTATCTCAAAAAATCTCGAAAGGATAGCCGATCACGCTACAAATATAGCAGAGATGGTTTATTTTATCTCAAAAGGGGAAAATATAAGACATAAGAACTATAATGAAATAGGTGAAAACGGCAATGAATAA
- a CDS encoding response regulator — MNKILIVEDEDALRELIAFNLTKAGYDVIESENANDALIFIEEITPDLIILDIMMPGLKGTQLLQLLKRSPKFSNIPVIIISARSSESDIVEGLELGADDYITKPFSMKVLIAKIKILLRKKQEKTENIIEYKGIIVDLEKYKVFLNNKEITLTYKEFELLVFFLKHPKKVFSRSQLLSNIWGYDADIFTRTVDSHVSSLRKKLEDKGNLIKSLPKVGYLLD; from the coding sequence ATGAATAAGATCCTGATAGTGGAAGATGAGGACGCTTTAAGAGAGCTTATAGCTTTTAATCTGACAAAAGCAGGCTACGATGTCATAGAATCAGAAAATGCCAATGATGCTTTGATCTTTATAGAGGAGATCACTCCGGATTTAATAATACTTGACATAATGATGCCAGGACTTAAGGGTACACAATTGTTACAATTATTAAAAAGATCTCCAAAATTCTCCAATATCCCGGTGATAATAATATCCGCCAGAAGTAGCGAATCAGACATAGTAGAAGGGCTTGAGCTTGGGGCAGATGACTACATCACAAAACCTTTCAGCATGAAGGTATTAATCGCAAAAATAAAAATACTACTCAGAAAAAAACAGGAGAAAACAGAAAATATCATTGAATACAAAGGGATAATCGTAGATTTAGAAAAATACAAAGTATTCCTGAACAATAAAGAGATAACACTCACCTACAAAGAGTTTGAACTACTCGTATTCTTCTTAAAACATCCTAAAAAAGTCTTTTCAAGATCACAGCTTTTAAGCAACATATGGGGATACGATGCAGATATATTCACCAGAACCGTAGACTCACATGTATCCTCTTTGAGAAAAAAACTTGAAGACAAAGGTAACCTTATAAAATCGTTACCTAAGGTCGGATATCTATTGGATTAG
- a CDS encoding sensor histidine kinase yields the protein MKLFVKYFLIIFATISSVLIIGLIAITTILSDDYLEERKGTLLNYIDMINSLYKKDDFTYSNTQLKYIAENLGIRITIISKDGKVFYDSTFLNFEDLKTVENHAGRKEVKEALSNKIGYDLRVSTTVKVKHLYVAKLINSDYILRVSFPYKGVDQYLSELKNHILIIFVFLVLTVLAISYYFSRKLLIPLENLTDMLQKVEKNEKINIEDYKQADDTISRLFYSLYKHMISKQQILNDERNKMQFILSSLSDGVILFDQNWEIIYANDKVFDIFGVKFTNPFEDLKAYEPIKIFNDIKHKEDGKHFTKYNGRFYEITVRRFDRYKILVFHDSTDQMRYHAFKSEIVANISHELKTPVSIIMGYAETLNNDELDYETRKKFAKKLFDSSVRLDNLINDIIQLHSLESQDRNIFVDKSTHTSEIIQELQEIYKDCSKKLEFFIDDDYLKVYKEHLLSILKNLIDNAIVYSAGNTVTIGLKKIDKKIVISVDDEGPIIPDDEKNKIFERFYTSSKSRNKKSSGTGLGLSIVKHTAELYGGYVELLKNVKSGNCFKVVLIEK from the coding sequence ATGAAACTGTTTGTTAAATATTTCCTTATAATATTCGCCACAATCTCTTCAGTTTTGATAATAGGTCTAATAGCCATAACCACAATTTTATCAGATGACTATCTTGAAGAACGAAAAGGCACTCTTCTTAATTACATTGATATGATTAATAGCCTATACAAAAAAGATGATTTTACATACTCAAACACACAACTCAAGTACATTGCGGAAAACCTTGGTATAAGGATAACTATAATATCAAAAGACGGTAAAGTATTTTACGATTCGACATTCTTGAATTTTGAAGATTTAAAAACAGTTGAAAATCATGCAGGTAGAAAAGAGGTTAAAGAGGCTTTAAGTAATAAGATAGGTTATGATTTAAGAGTTTCCACCACCGTAAAAGTAAAACATCTCTACGTAGCAAAGCTTATAAACTCCGATTATATATTGCGAGTATCCTTTCCATACAAAGGGGTGGATCAGTATTTATCTGAATTGAAAAATCATATACTTATCATTTTTGTATTTCTTGTATTAACTGTACTTGCGATATCCTATTACTTCTCAAGAAAACTCTTAATTCCACTGGAAAACCTCACCGATATGTTGCAAAAAGTGGAAAAAAACGAAAAAATAAACATTGAGGATTACAAACAGGCGGATGACACTATCTCCAGATTATTCTATTCCCTATATAAACATATGATTTCAAAACAACAGATATTAAATGATGAAAGAAACAAGATGCAATTTATATTGTCCTCTTTATCTGATGGAGTTATACTTTTCGATCAAAACTGGGAAATCATATATGCGAATGATAAAGTTTTTGATATATTTGGGGTAAAATTTACAAACCCATTTGAAGATTTAAAAGCCTACGAGCCTATAAAAATTTTCAATGATATCAAGCATAAAGAAGATGGTAAGCATTTTACAAAATACAACGGCAGATTTTATGAAATCACTGTTAGGAGATTCGATAGATATAAGATATTGGTATTTCATGATTCTACCGATCAGATGAGATACCACGCCTTTAAAAGTGAAATTGTTGCCAACATAAGTCATGAACTTAAAACACCGGTATCCATCATTATGGGATATGCAGAAACATTGAATAACGATGAATTAGACTATGAAACCAGAAAAAAATTTGCTAAAAAGCTTTTCGACTCATCCGTAAGGCTTGATAATCTAATAAATGACATCATTCAGCTACATTCCCTTGAGAGTCAGGATAGAAATATTTTTGTGGACAAAAGCACACACACATCTGAAATAATTCAAGAATTACAGGAAATTTATAAAGACTGTTCTAAAAAACTGGAATTCTTCATAGATGACGACTATCTAAAAGTATATAAAGAGCATCTGCTTTCCATTTTAAAAAATCTAATAGATAACGCAATCGTTTACTCTGCCGGAAATACTGTAACAATAGGGCTCAAAAAAATTGATAAAAAAATAGTAATTTCTGTGGATGATGAAGGCCCTATAATCCCTGATGATGAAAAAAATAAGATCTTCGAGAGATTCTACACCAGCTCCAAATCCAGAAATAAGAAAAGTTCTGGCACAGGTCTCGGACTATCCATAGTAAAACACACCGCAGAGCTTTATGGCGGATACGTAGAGTTATTAAAAAATGTTAAAAGCGGAAATTGCTTTAAAGTGGTACTAATAGAAAAGTAA
- the pstB gene encoding phosphate ABC transporter ATP-binding protein PstB: MTELLDELKNNEKKTVYDPLLKDENIIIDIKDFNLFYGDKQALFNINMPIPKGKVTALIGPSGCGKSTLLRSINRLNDLLDYVRVEGDILLDGESVYDRSVDLSELRKKMGMVAQKPNPFPMSIYDNVVYPLKINGVKKKSILDEVCERSLSYAGLWDEVKDRLKENAFGLSGGQQQRLCIARAIAPEPEVILMDEPCSALDPIATYKIEELILSLREKFTVVIVTHNMQQAARVSDFTAFMYMGFLIEYGNTINIFKKPKVKDTEDYITGRFG, translated from the coding sequence ATGACAGAGCTTTTAGATGAATTGAAAAATAATGAAAAGAAAACGGTCTATGACCCATTGCTCAAAGATGAAAATATCATCATCGATATCAAAGACTTCAACCTGTTCTATGGTGATAAACAGGCGTTATTTAATATCAATATGCCGATTCCAAAGGGTAAGGTTACCGCTCTTATAGGTCCATCAGGATGTGGTAAGTCCACTCTTCTTCGTTCCATAAACAGACTGAATGACCTGCTGGATTATGTGAGGGTGGAAGGGGACATACTTCTGGATGGTGAAAGTGTCTATGACAGGTCAGTCGACCTATCAGAATTGAGGAAAAAAATGGGGATGGTTGCTCAAAAACCTAATCCATTTCCGATGAGCATATATGACAACGTTGTCTATCCACTCAAGATAAACGGTGTGAAAAAGAAATCTATTCTCGATGAAGTTTGCGAACGTTCACTCTCATATGCCGGATTATGGGACGAAGTGAAAGATAGGTTGAAGGAGAATGCCTTTGGGCTTTCAGGCGGACAGCAGCAAAGATTATGTATAGCAAGGGCTATCGCACCTGAGCCTGAAGTAATTCTGATGGATGAACCCTGCTCTGCATTGGATCCTATTGCCACTTATAAAATTGAGGAGCTAATACTATCTTTAAGGGAAAAATTCACTGTTGTTATAGTTACACATAATATGCAACAGGCGGCAAGAGTTAGCGATTTTACCGCTTTTATGTATATGGGATTTCTCATAGAGTATGGAAATACGATAAATATTTTTAAAAAACCAAAAGTAAAAGATACAGAAGATTATATAACGGGAAGATTTGGTTAA
- the pstA gene encoding phosphate ABC transporter permease PstA: protein MNKFARKNFKIFFKSKGEPMLWLTGGGLVISLLMIILLMLLVLKNGLGNYWPEKIVYIKLKNGGSIMGEITKTDYYKLPDDKLNGLNDEDKKRLIENNGKEKRFLVRVGNFELSNKHFEWVSLHEISEQSYPAEAMVLERLEWGRFYGFPKEFLAEGKPIAKDLKGILENYAKYHDEMRKLWRKKVSIEKGEIGKLNHKIEKERLKLKEAKFELDNARLSKDSKKINEAEERYKKISLEFEEFNKLSKEEYERLIGQIDKLKSQYEKYGIKFLTADGKEKEVKLYEIVRGYTANTLNFGNKMGIYFSRWFEFLTDEPREANSEGGVFPAIFGTVVMTVLMSLFVVPFGVVAAIYMKEYAKSGKMISILRIAINNLAGVPSIVYGVFGLGFFAYTLGATIDQLFYSAKLPNPTFGTGGILWSSLTLALLTLPVVIVATEEAINAVPNSLREGSYACGATKWQTVRYIVLPRAMPGIMTGFILAMSRGAGEVAPLMLVGAVKLAPEMPVDSIYPFVHLERSFMHLGFHIYDLGFQSQNSDAAIPMVYTTTLLLISIVILLNVVAIYIRNKLRKKFIGSVF from the coding sequence ATGAATAAGTTTGCCAGAAAGAATTTTAAGATATTTTTTAAGTCTAAAGGGGAGCCGATGTTGTGGCTGACCGGCGGGGGACTGGTGATATCTCTGTTGATGATCATTTTGTTGATGTTGTTGGTTTTAAAAAATGGGTTGGGGAATTATTGGCCAGAAAAAATTGTATATATCAAGCTCAAAAATGGTGGATCGATAATGGGTGAGATCACCAAGACCGACTACTACAAATTACCTGATGATAAGCTAAATGGATTAAACGATGAGGATAAAAAAAGGTTAATTGAGAATAATGGCAAAGAAAAGCGTTTTCTTGTGAGGGTGGGTAATTTTGAATTATCAAATAAACACTTTGAATGGGTAAGTTTACATGAAATATCCGAGCAGAGCTATCCTGCTGAGGCTATGGTGCTTGAGCGACTTGAATGGGGACGATTTTATGGATTTCCTAAAGAATTTTTAGCGGAAGGAAAGCCCATTGCAAAAGATTTGAAAGGGATATTGGAAAATTATGCTAAGTACCATGACGAAATGAGGAAATTATGGAGGAAAAAGGTTTCTATTGAAAAAGGTGAAATTGGTAAGCTTAATCATAAGATAGAAAAAGAAAGATTAAAACTAAAAGAGGCAAAGTTTGAATTGGATAACGCGCGCCTTAGTAAGGATAGTAAAAAAATTAATGAGGCTGAAGAGAGATATAAAAAGATATCTCTCGAGTTTGAAGAGTTTAACAAATTAAGTAAAGAGGAATATGAGAGACTTATAGGCCAGATTGATAAGTTGAAATCCCAATATGAAAAATATGGGATAAAGTTTCTAACTGCAGATGGTAAAGAAAAAGAGGTAAAGCTATATGAAATTGTAAGAGGGTATACAGCCAATACTTTAAATTTTGGCAACAAGATGGGGATATATTTTAGTAGATGGTTTGAGTTTTTGACAGATGAGCCCAGAGAGGCAAATAGTGAGGGAGGGGTATTCCCGGCAATTTTTGGTACAGTTGTTATGACAGTACTTATGAGTTTATTTGTGGTTCCTTTTGGTGTTGTGGCTGCTATCTATATGAAGGAGTATGCCAAAAGTGGAAAGATGATAAGTATCCTGAGGATTGCCATCAATAATCTTGCGGGAGTTCCTTCAATTGTTTATGGGGTTTTTGGATTGGGTTTTTTTGCCTATACTTTAGGTGCAACGATAGATCAGCTTTTTTATTCGGCAAAATTACCGAATCCTACATTTGGTACAGGTGGTATATTATGGTCGTCCCTCACACTGGCGCTTTTGACCTTACCGGTTGTGATTGTGGCCACAGAGGAGGCGATTAATGCTGTTCCCAATTCTTTGAGGGAGGGGTCTTACGCTTGTGGAGCCACAAAATGGCAAACTGTAAGATATATAGTGCTTCCAAGGGCTATGCCAGGTATTATGACAGGGTTTATACTTGCCATGTCAAGAGGGGCTGGTGAAGTGGCACCTTTGATGCTTGTGGGGGCGGTTAAGCTGGCACCTGAAATGCCAGTGGACTCGATTTATCCATTTGTCCATCTCGAAAGAAGCTTTATGCACCTTGGGTTTCATATTTATGATCTGGGATTTCAAAGCCAGAATAGTGATGCGGCTATACCTATGGTATATACCACAACTTTGTTATTAATAAGTATCGTTATTTTACTAAATGTGGTGGCTATATACATCAGGAATAAACTGAGAAAAAAATTTATAGGTAGTGTTTTTTAA